In the Procambarus clarkii isolate CNS0578487 chromosome 70, FALCON_Pclarkii_2.0, whole genome shotgun sequence genome, ACCCTGCAGGAGTGGGAGGTGTGGGCGcaggtgggagtgtgtgggggagtgccCCGTGGTCCCTGCTGCAGTCTCCGCCATGGCTCTCCTCCTCACCGTCGCCACCGTCTGCATCTGCCTCAGGAAGCGTGAGTATTCTCTCTCCTGGGAAAAATTACATCTTTCGTTTCTGTTAAATGCATAATACTTCCTCCGCAGAGGAGTATATTGTTTTCATGTTTTGTTAGCATATCCTCTTTCCTCacaattaatattaatagtatatttgaattaagtataccttGAAACTTGCTGTAGTAAAGTATCATAAAGTAGATTTTTCCAACCTTTCTAAAAATCACAAGAATAAAGGTTTTGATGCAGTACAATAATGCCAATTAGGTTTGTTGCAAATTGTTCATAAGTATACAGTCTATAAGTGCTACGAATTTGGGAAACGATCATCATCACAATATGACAAGAAACATGTTACTTTTACACAGGTCCCTCCAGCAGCCCGGCACAGAAGGAGGTGCCAGACGGGGTAACAAGTGCAGCAGAGGAGAAGACCGCGATGCAAGCGCGTGAGGATGTCTACACCACCGTCAGGAGACCAGCTCCTACTTTTCCGTTTGTATGCCCTTgatgtatttttataataaattCAAAATACATTGTTATGTCCTTATTATCATGAAAATACTAAACCTGAAAATGGCCTTACCGATCTTTCTTTGTTAACTTTACAATAAATGGATGTTACCTTAAGAAATGAAAACGAAGTGCTGTGCATATCTACTGAAGGCcacaggatgggtgaccgccGACAGCCTCATCCTTGGCTGGGGGAACCTTCAATAAGCCAAAGAGTTTTCTAATCCAAGGTAATGTCATGTCATATCCTACATGTATATTACACAAAttacatatatacatagacattattatatatataattttatacaaaatgtgatccaaaatATCACAGGTAACAACATTTTATTCACTTGTCATAGGTGATATAAACTTGGGTCTGAAAAATGTAAAGTAACTGTTTACAACAATAATTAAAGGAGTGATACAATCACTTATTATTTGAAAATATTTATTGATAAACTTACAATTTCTTCTTGGATAGCAAACATTTTCTGACTACCAAAATATGACAAGGTGAGGTACTATACATTTTGTCTGAAATACTAACACACTTTCCTAGCAAATAACATTCAATGCATGACAATAAGACTCTACACAGCCACATATAATACAGTATACAAAATATGCTAAAAATACAGGGAAATGAGTTGTAACACTTACACTAAATTGTACAGAAGTTTGTGAACACAAATCAGTTTAGTAGGCTACTTTTGTAGATTTAAACCGATCTATAAATACAGCTAATCATAACAGATAGCATGCTACAGATTTACTGAAATGCACTTTGAAATTGGTGAAAAGTGTACAGGTCATTAATAACCTTACTACAGTTTACCCCCTAAAGAACATCTTTCAATCTATCACAGCCAAAAAGTGAAATATGGCACATCACAAATGGAATTTGCAGCCACGTGCAAAACAAAGAATTTACAGCTAGATTACACGTCGGGGTTGTTAATATACTGCGACTCCAAGAAGAAATCATCACTATGATTACTGATATACCTGCAAGAAGAACACATGAATGAATATAACATTACTTATTACTCTAAGATTTACATAATCATATATACAAAAATTACTCTTCTAGATGCTTTTCAGCTAAAATTGTCTTGTGTGTACATATTAAATCTATACTACTGTAATGTCACCAATATGATGTATTATCTGGGAAAGTCTTCGACATCCTGTAGTACAGTACTTCAGCACCATGCAGTAAGGACCTTATTCGTACACATTCCAGTTCATTAATGTAAAACAATCTATACCATTTGATTTAATATGGTTAGTTTTAATAATCTACTATAACCCTTAAAATCTAATTCCTTGTAATAATAGTATTCTAAAGTTTAACTTATTAATGTAACAAAAAATAAAGCTTTGAGAAGCTTTAAAAAGCTCTTAGTGTATGAATTTGCTGTGCCATGGAGAGGATTCATTTATGAATAAAGTCTTTGATGGATAAAGTCTGGCACTGCATTCAGGTAGTGGTACCAGTGATTTTGTGACAAATATTTCTACAATCATAAGGGAACAAACTAAGCCAGATCCATATACTCCAAGTACGGTACTCTAAGAATTAAAAAATATTTCACGAATCATGCTGGATTTTGAGTGCTGCCTTAGTAAGGAATACTAAGTTATTAGTATTATTTGTTATTAGCACTATTAGATGCACTTACTCAATAAATAAATCAAGGTGTTTGATGATAATCTTCTTCTTGGCTTCCGGGAGATTCATTCGAAACAAGATTTCAGGAAGCTTCACTGTCGAAAGAAAAATAAGAATATATTGATGTTGGACTTTGCAGGTTTTCATGTGCAATTAAGAACAAAAACAGTGAAAGCCCTTCTGGCTCTACCCATAACCAACTGTTCTTACATGGTTATCATTAAAAGGAGTGGTCTAACTTTACTACTAATTCATCTATTAAAATAGCATGATGCACATTTCATATGAACCCCCATTGGTTATGAAACTACTCCTATACATGATTTACATACCAAAAAGCCTAAGAAGATGTATGTGGCCATAGAGAAttgatggtggaggtggatcaCGGTTCGTTTCTGGCAACAAAGTCCAGTCTTGGAGCTGTGGTGGGATAGCTCGGTAAAGTGATGTGCTGATGTCTGTTCCCGCACCTCCACTCACGCCTGCCGTGCTGGCACCCGAAGTAATAGTTGTAGGAGTGCTACGTCCAGATTCACTAATGGAGAAGAATGACTTTTAATACAATCTTCAAAGATTGTAAAAACTTGCATTACAGTATTATAAATTTTAAATATGTTTATGTTTGCAGGACCAAGCAAAATGTGTGTATCTAATTATTATAAAAAATCAGCTGTAGAGTACATAGGGATATAAAGAGCTAAAATGTTTCAAAAGCTACATGTCTGGATCAAAATTTTAAAAAGCCATTTAAATTTGTCAAGAAGTAACAGCAAAAATGATATCACTAATGGGATTAGCCTGTGAAGAGCCCTTGCATCTATCCTGCTGCTCATCTGTGTTCTATGTTGAAAATTTGGTGCCAAATTAGAGAAAAATAATTGCCACATCTATTAAGAGGCAAATTAGTAAAGCACAATATCTCGGATGACAAAGCTCCCCACAGGGAGAATTTAAAGAGAAAATTTGTTCACAATTACTGCCATAATTAATTTAATGTTACTCTGTATTTATAACGCCGACAAGATGATTTCCAACCATGCAGAAAACAGGTATTGTCACAGGCTGTCACacactcaaatgtagatttgatacagcccaataggctccagaatctgtataacagttgattgacagttgagaggcaggagcaaagagccaaagctcaaccccccctgcaaatacaactacgtgagtacacaaaTGTAGGAAATACATTGTCATCTGTATCTTTTATGCCTTTTTTCTGCAAGAACTCCCCCTCTTTTATGATGTTGCCTTTATGCAGACCCTTCTTACATTTTAAGTGCCTTAAGCATTTACAAATGTTACATGAACACTTGAAACATTTGCAAAAGAATTCCACAGGCTTGTTTGACTATACAAAAGCAGCAGTTGCAACACTCAGAAGAACTTATTCACATTACAGAAAGGGATGAGGACTGCCTTAACAAGCACATACAagtgaaaggaaaaaaaagaaaatgggaagagatACCTGCATTCACCCATAATGTATCACAATTTTGACACAACTATACCATCAAAATACAGTTGTTTAGTGAAATTACCTCATAAACGGTTCCAATCGCCACCTGCGATTACTGCCTGTGAATGAACCTTCAAATGCAATTTTTTTTAACGAATATGTGTACTACATTAATATGTGTACTATTTTTTTTCGTGCGTACTCGGATATACGACTTCTAATTAGCCAAGCTGTTTATGGGTTAAAatcacagtactgtacagtaatatTAACATTTCGTCGGACAAATGAGCATCGGCTTTGACAGGTTAGGTCAAACTTTGACAAACAAGCAAACTTACAAATGACAGGTTACTTAGGGTTGCACGATTCTCGTTAGGCATCTCGTCAGACATCTGTCAAGAATGACTCATGGTAAAAAGTGCAAACAATACGTGTGATGTACTCAGAGTTTGAGCGACAGGCAGTCTACTACATGGGAACAGCCAGTGGAGGATTatgtaaaggataaaattcatgttgacaaaGATGGATAGAACTAGTTTGAAGATCAAATATAGAGCGCTACCTGGCAACTATTTTTTCTATAACCGCTCACATGGAGGGGAATTcttaaaaaaatacaaataaaaaaaccAAGAAGAGAAAGATAAGAGACCCACCATGTCATGTTGTTTGTTCCACTCTTTTCACGTTCCACGGTGCTGTTTGAGTCCCCTGAAAGAGGCCTCTTTGATCGTAGTAGGCGACGACCTGTTGTCTCGGCAGCTGAAAATGTAAGTATCTATACAGTATAAATATTAATGGAAATgtccgtttgttcaaaatcgctaatctctgaaagttcttcaccgattgttttgaaattttcacacattccATTGGCATccgagcgagtttttatatacatactatatatatgtcatgtttgtgacgggaaaaaacatgcttttttttttttaaattgtttttcatgtgatggaaatcttcgaaacctttttaccgattgTCTTGAAATTTTGATGTTGCATTCGAACAGGCGCatgtaattattttgtgtgacattgtgttggaattgagctgtgtagtttaccataccgttcatttcgtaagtatagataatttttttaatttgttaatttgttatttcattttttttaactgttcttatttttcagtgataggaacatcagatcattttgatgttcccaattttctgatgggaacatcagatcatttgggaatgcatcggacgagagaatggggaatggtgggaaggacgaagggacgagagtgagggatggtgggaaggacgaagggatgagagtgagggatggtggggaggacgaaggaacgggagtgagggatggtgggggaggactaggggacaggaaaaggggtaatggtggggaggacaagcggatgggggagttggggatggtggggatgaggggacaggggaatggagaatggcggggaggacaagggaacaggggagggggggaaatggTAGCATGGATtatgggacgggggagtgagagatggtggggaggacgaggagacggtggagtggggaatggttggcggAGGGGGGAaacggtggggaggactgggagacagggaaaggttgctgtggccatgcgttgctgagccgcagcaacgtgtggccgggtacagctagtaataaataataatggaaaatcaccaggtggctgaAAATATTTAAAGAGAGCTAAATAATGTAGAGATATCTGATTTCTAAGTGAATGATCTACAGGAGTTCACAAAGTTGTGGAACCAAGAATttttaatactgtatatataagtcTGTGATAATTAGATAAACTATACACTACACAGCAAAATTCGTACTATTTGGATTTGGTTCATAACATTTAGAACTAATAATGATTGTTCTGATTGAAAGGTTGGCAAAATTGCTTTATTCCATGCTTGAATGCCTGCAGGAAGTATGCAAACAGTAGGGATTAAGCTGTAATGGCTCTCCACAGTTCTGGTTGGGGCCACCAGGCTTTGCCTCCTTTTCAGCAGGACAATGATGTATGGGAAGTACATCTAGTGTTGGGCATATGTTGGGGCTTTAAATCCTCATTGtacatgcatattttgttctaatCAAGTACAATGGAACTTTATATAACATggttatataatacattttttacacAATTTTCATTTTGTGACCCAATATTTAAATTGCATGAATTATTTTTATAACACGGATATAAATGGAGGAGAGATTCACAGAGAAAAAGAAATGTGCAAAATACAAAATCAACAATTCCAAAGTGTGCCTGTGCAAAATGAGGTTTTAAGAGAACCAGCCAATGCCAATTAAAGAGAACACCATAGAGTACATAAAAGTGTCTTGATACAGAGTGGAAAAACTACTTAAGGAGCTAGGAAGAAAGAAAGCAGTCAAGCCAAGTGGAGTTTTACCTTAGATTCTGAGAGAATGTACACCTAAAGTGAGCATTCCACTTTAGGTGTACATTCAAGTACATCATATGACAAATGATATTCAAGATATCTTTGTGCACGGGAATCTTAGCAGACATGGGAAAGCTCAAACATGGTtctaatataagaacataagaacataagaacaaaggtaactgcagaaggcctattggcccatacgaggcagctcctattctataaccacccaatcccactcatatacttgtccaacccgtgcttgaaacaatcgagggaccccacctccacaatgttaagcggcaattggttccacaaatcaacaaccctgttactgaaccagtatttacccaagtctttcctaaatctaaacttatccaatttatacccattgtttcgtgttctgtcctgtgttgatacttttaataccctaccaatatccccccggttatgtccattcatccacttgtaaacctctatcatgtcacccctaactcttcgcctttccagtgaatgcaacttaagctttgttaatctttcttcatatgaaagatttctaatttggggaattaacttagtcatcctacgctggacacgttcaagtgaatttatatccattctataatatggcgaccaaaactgaactgcataatctaaatggggcctaactagagcaagatatagcttgagaaccacaccaggtgtcttgttactaatgctgcgattaataaatccaagtgtccgatttgccttattacgaacatttatgcattgatccttttgttttaaattcttactaatcataactcccagatccctttcgcaatccgacttcgcaatcacaacaccatctagctcgtatcttgtaactctatcatcattacctaacctcagaactttacatttatcagcattaaactgcatctgccaatcctttgaccatttcaaaaccctatctagatcaacttgaagtgatagtgagtcctcctccgaattaatttccctaccgattttcgtatcatcggcaaatttgcaaatgttgctactcaaacctgaatctaaatcatttatatatattataaacaacagaggtcccaggacagagccttgaggcactccacttacaacattttcccactctgacttgattccatttatactaacttatAAGTAAACATAATTATATTATGCAAGAGGAAATACACTAATTGCAAACTTTGTGTTTACTCCTGATGTATGTTGTTCTTCACGTTCCATAACGAAATGTTAGGTTTTTTGGTTTATAATGATGTTTCTGGaactttatatttttttaattttaacttAATACAAGTAGACTAATATAATACGTTATTAGAGTCTATCATGGGAGTTCTGCTGTTTGAGAAATATTGGTACTGTTGAATGATGATTATTCATTCTTTGTGAAATGAATAATCTTTATTCATTCTTTCTTGAGTTTGAGTTTGTGAAATAAAACAAACGTTTGAAATATGCCATAAATCTTTTGAAAAATTTCATGAATCCCCACCCTTCTTGTTCTGTAGTTGGAGACAACGGTATAGTCGTGTTCCTATTCACTGGGATTTTTGTAACTTCAGGAATAGGAATTTCTGTTGTTTCAGCAATTGGTATTTCTGTAGTTCCAGAAATTGGGGTAGTCGTGTAGTTTTCTGACGGTGATTCCTTGTTTGAGTAATTAAACAATAACCTATACACAAATGGTAACAGAGAAGACCCTCAAATTTATAGATCCCTATAATTGACTAGCGTGATAGTCAAAACAATAGAAAAAAGTATAGAATTCCTGGAGAGACATGATTATAATAgtggacagacagtatggtttttgaacaggaagatcctgtgtaacaaatctactaaaGTTTTTAATGGAGCCATGGAGATTctgcaggaaagagatggttaggTTGATTATGTTTAACTGGACTTAAAAAGAGGCTTTTGAGAGAGTCCTACACAAATAGTTGTTTTGGTAACTGGATATGTGCTGGAGGTGTGAAAGGAAGACTGTCAcacctcctccagcatgttccagtttctaaAAACTAATATGCTGGATGAAGAAacagatgaaaaattttctaactgcCAGAAATTTTAGGGCAGTAATTGGAGTCATATGTATCTAACATGAGTACCACaggattcagttcttgcaccagtaatcttcatcgtctacataaatgatataccagaaggaatacagacttatataaacatgttttctGATGATGCTAAGCTACAAGGAAATATGAgacagatgattgtcatgcccttcaagatgacctagacaaaataGGTGTATGAAGCACCACATAACAaataatggaatttaatgtgaataaatgtcatatTATGGAATGTGGAGAACTAGGTGGACTAGGAGAAAATAGTCCGCACACAatctacaaattatgtggaaaggaattaaagaACTATGACAAAGAAAGATCTAAGGGTGGCTCTGGATAGTAGACTCATCAGAGGAACACACAAAGGACATTGTGCAAGGGGCATGTGCTATGCTTATCAATATCCGAATCACTTTTGAATACATGGATGATGAAattctaaagaaactgttcacaaGTTTTGCAAAACCAAAATtaaaatatgcagtggttgtatggtgcccatatctcaagaagcacatcagtaaactggaaaaggtgtgaAGGCATGCtataaaatggcttccggaactcgaAAACAAGAGTTACGAAGAGAGATTAgatgcattaaatatgccaaagcttgAAGATAGAAGGATATAATCACTACATATAAAGtgttaacaggaattgacaaaaattACAAAGAAGAATTGTTATAAttacaacttcaagaacaagagacagattcaaactaaggaaacaaagtcACCAAAAATAACATTAGAAGCTTCACTTTTGCAGAGTGTCAGACAGTTGAGACAGGTGACAAGGTGGAGAAGgtcaaaactgtcagtaatttcaaagcttcATATGACAAATAATgctgaagatgggacaccacaagcatagctctcatcctgtaattacacttagataattacacacacattttCACATACTCTCTCTccatttcccacacacacacactacttctCTCGCACCccaacaccaactttcacccatgaaaaaaaacaaaaaacaaaaaaacactcAAACACAAGTATACTATTTTAACTAAATTAAGGAATTCCTATAATGTACAACACTGTTGTTTCTGAGACTGTAACTCTATTTTTTCCCAAATGTTATTCAATATACGTATATAGCATGATCGTATACCTAATTTTCGAGGACTATTACTAGTCTTATACAAGGGTCAACTGATATGTAGAGAGAGGCAGATACCTGCCGTCTCATGGTCGGTGTGGGTCTCTTATATAAGCCAGTGCACTATGGCATAGCTGGACCAGCGATTAGCTCGTCCAGCTACCGAAATACCCCTCCTAGAAAAAACAACTAAATACAACAACATAACATGGTATCCTCCTCCTGGAGGATACAGAATAACAAACAAGAATAAATCCAACTACTACTATGCTACAAAAGTGTAAGAATCAGCCAATTTGGATTCAATCAAGCAAAGATGCCTATCCAGATATGCAAGAGTAAACCACTCACTTACTTTTATTTCTCTCCTCATCCTTTTGAATATTCTCCACTTTAGACTTTGTATCTTCTGTATCAAATTCATCCTTGTGTACTAGCATGTTTTCAAAATTTTCTCTTTCGTCAATTGACATTGGCTCAAATCCGTCCATTTCTCTGTTGGAGAAAACAAAATTATGATATATACAAAGCTGTTATTCAGAATGGCAGCATGTGTAATTAAACAACTAATTAGTATTAGCTTTCATTAATACATTAAACAATGTTATACAAAATAGATAACTTACAACTTGGCTCATCAAAATAGACAAGTTAGCTCATCTGGGTAacagagtacccagatgagccccacacacattagaaagaactttttcagtgtcaagtgtcgttaacaaatggaatacactaggaaatgatgtgggtggaggcagactctgTACACAGTTttacatgtagatatgatagagctcaagaagctcaggaacctgtacacaagtAGATTGTCagtcgagaggcaggaccaaagagccgtgcagctcaacccctgcaagcacaactaggtgataacTTCATTATACAAGGTGAATAATAatactcagaaatttgcatatactgtacagtactaacaAATGCATTAACTTCTTCCATATAAACTGCTTCCACCTAGCCTTGGCATATTGGGTACAGTTGCCTGCCTCCAGACATTCACTGATCTCCAAACATCAGAACTGAAAATTCCCTCCACCAGTGCATAGAATGAAACCACAAGGAAGCCAGAAACTCTTCGAACATACTCAAAATAAATGTTCCTCAAAATGAAAGGTATCTAATAGAAACCTGTTAAAAGTAAGTATCATAGCATTAATTATGGAACGATTCAGTGCACAGTTCAATGCTTTAATTCGTAAACACTTCAAAGATTAATAAATTTTGTTAAcaagaggaacacacacacacacactcaaaacttACCCTTTACTATAAAGAGGTTGTGCATTTCTGAGACGTTCAGCTTGTCTACGTTCCTTTGCGTATAAAAGTAGCGTTTCTATGTGAAAGTCAAAACAAATCCGAATACCATCCATAACCTCCTTACACAAGTCCAATCTGTTGAAATTTCAATAAATTTATTATGAACCAAACACCGCTGCAAACCAATAATTACAGCATTCCTTATTTTCACTTATTTATAAGAAGACATTAAAGATGCAGTATTAACAGGAATAACATTTGATTTACTTACGTAAGAAAGCATTTGTCTTTCTCTTTAATTTCATTCCTCCTTTTTTCTTTTGTCCGAGCCAAGTAACGCACACCAAAAAATTTCACATAATTCTCTAACAGGCTTAAGGTTGTTTTATTGGTCGGAAGGTCTAGCAGCTTGTATGGAAATAGAATTAGAATTAATATACTCAATCAAATATTCTAAGTATAGAGTAAGTACTAATAATGCAAGTACTCTATCTACCCATGTGCAGGTGCATTCAAATAAATCATTGGTTAAAAATACATTAATTATCATACTATACCTTGTCTCTATCATTGATTAAATGATAATCCCTCTCTAGGACTGCTTTCAGGTTATCCGGCAAAACAATGGGGAAATGTCGTTCAATGGTCTCGTCATCACTAGTgacatcttcttcttcttcttcctcttcctcaccctccccctcctcctccccttccccctcctcctcctcctcctcctccccacctgtCGTGCTATCCACCTCGGATATGGCTGAGCCAACTTCTTCGTCCTCAGTGCCAGTAGtcccagtctggttgatcaggaatACACCAATATATTTATCAGTGGATGGCTGCTCGTGAATTTCTTTAAGTGGCAAGCTGTAATTACTAAAAGCGAAACAATGTTAAAATGACACTTCATAACTATATATGTTATGACATTTTTACCTTACTAAATAATTTGAAAATGCTGAAAACAGTATTAGTATTGCTGAGACAACACCAAGTATTAGTCTATAAAGCTGCATGTCACTATCACCATGTTATGGCATCTTAAATCATGAATGAGGATGTACTGTAGTGCTCCTCTCTCACAAACCTTGAAATTTCTAACTGAAAATATAAGTTACTCTTCATAACTATGTCAGACGATATCAgataattattttcattaatactAGTCGTTGGCCAGTAGAGCCATATCACGTTGAAGAAAACAGCGGTACAGTGTTAGGAATATGAGATACTAATCCCATAAGTTTAATTACTGTCACCTTTCCAAATCTACTTTATGGAATCATGAACAAAATAACAACAATATTGTGCGCCAAATTCTCTTTTAACATATCTTCCCAAGAAGGGTAAAACTACTTACGCAGTAAGCGAGTAAGCACTGCATTTGTTTCTACAATATCATATGAAGTACCTATTTCTGAAGAGCTCTCCTCTCACACTGACAACACAATTGAATCAAACTAGTTTCATACCAACCTATATCCTCTTCTCACACGTCACACAGTTAATCCATAAATTTTGGCAAAACTCAATATCATCCCCAATCCATTACAAATTTATTATGCAAATGACTCCATATGCAAAGCATGCTGGTCATACCTGTGAACTTGTTTCTGACTCCTCTTGCTGCTCCCTCTCTTGCCGCTCTTTTTCAATCGTTTCTCGTATTGT is a window encoding:
- the msl-3 gene encoding MSL complex subunit 3 isoform X3; the protein is MVSTRGVRVKFSEGERVLCYEPDPTKAKVLYDSKVLEVVFTKDGKGRKHIEYLIHFQGWNASWDRCVSEDFVLKDTDENRDLQRQLADKAQIKLSMKSNRVLTGGPLYKERKRKRRLSETIRETIEKERQEREQQEESETSSQTGTTGTEDEEVGSAISEVDSTTGGEEEEEEEGEGEEEGEGEEEEEEEEDVTSDDETIERHFPIVLPDNLKAVLERDYHLINDRDKLLDLPTNKTTLSLLENYVKFFGVRYLARTKEKRRNEIKEKDKCFLTLDLCKEVMDGIRICFDFHIETLLLYAKERRQAERLRNAQPLYSKGEMDGFEPMSIDERENFENMLVHKDEFDTEDTKSKVENIQKDEERNKTAETTGRRLLRSKRPLSGDSNSTVEREKSGTNNMTCESGRSTPTTITSGASTAGVSGGAGTDISTSLYRAIPPQLQDWTLLPETNRDPPPPSILYGHIHLLRLFVKLPEILFRMNLPEAKKKIIIKHLDLFIEYISNHSDDFFLESQYINNPDV
- the msl-3 gene encoding MSL complex subunit 3 isoform X1, with amino-acid sequence MWGTTSLYLACSSSGVGCTVIMVSTRGVRVKFSEGERVLCYEPDPTKAKVLYDSKVLEVVFTKDGKGRKHIEYLIHFQGWNASWDRCVSEDFVLKDTDENRDLQRQLADKAQIKLSMKSNRVLTGGPLYKERKRKRRLSETIRETIEKERQEREQQEESETSSQTGTTGTEDEEVGSAISEVDSTTGGEEEEEEEGEGEEEGEGEEEEEEEEDVTSDDETIERHFPIVLPDNLKAVLERDYHLINDRDKLLDLPTNKTTLSLLENYVKFFGVRYLARTKEKRRNEIKEKDKCFLTLDLCKEVMDGIRICFDFHIETLLLYAKERRQAERLRNAQPLYSKGEMDGFEPMSIDERENFENMLVHKDEFDTEDTKSKVENIQKDEERNKTAETTGRRLLRSKRPLSGDSNSTVEREKSGTNNMTCESGRSTPTTITSGASTAGVSGGAGTDISTSLYRAIPPQLQDWTLLPETNRDPPPPSILYGHIHLLRLFVKLPEILFRMNLPEAKKKIIIKHLDLFIEYISNHSDDFFLESQYINNPDV
- the msl-3 gene encoding MSL complex subunit 3 isoform X2; translation: MWGTTSLYLVIMVSTRGVRVKFSEGERVLCYEPDPTKAKVLYDSKVLEVVFTKDGKGRKHIEYLIHFQGWNASWDRCVSEDFVLKDTDENRDLQRQLADKAQIKLSMKSNRVLTGGPLYKERKRKRRLSETIRETIEKERQEREQQEESETSSQTGTTGTEDEEVGSAISEVDSTTGGEEEEEEEGEGEEEGEGEEEEEEEEDVTSDDETIERHFPIVLPDNLKAVLERDYHLINDRDKLLDLPTNKTTLSLLENYVKFFGVRYLARTKEKRRNEIKEKDKCFLTLDLCKEVMDGIRICFDFHIETLLLYAKERRQAERLRNAQPLYSKGEMDGFEPMSIDERENFENMLVHKDEFDTEDTKSKVENIQKDEERNKTAETTGRRLLRSKRPLSGDSNSTVEREKSGTNNMTCESGRSTPTTITSGASTAGVSGGAGTDISTSLYRAIPPQLQDWTLLPETNRDPPPPSILYGHIHLLRLFVKLPEILFRMNLPEAKKKIIIKHLDLFIEYISNHSDDFFLESQYINNPDV